Proteins encoded by one window of Macaca fascicularis isolate 582-1 chromosome 10, T2T-MFA8v1.1:
- the CARD10 gene encoding caspase recruitment domain-containing protein 10 isoform X1, protein MWGGLGTLGGGGDGGGAGGTAGTAPLRLRSRRPSADPGARGGCSVRDPEDTAMPGQAEAGEAEEEAGAGSGSEAEEDALWERIEGVRHRLARALNPAKLTPYLRQCRVIDEQDEEEVLSTYRFPCRVNRTGRLMDILRCRGKRGYEAFLEALEFYYPEHFTLLTGQEPAQRCSMILDEEGPEGLTQFLMTEVRRLREARKSQLQREQQLQARGRVLEEERAGLEQRLRDQQQAQERCQRLREDWEASSLELLRLKDENYMIAMRLAQLSEEKNSAVLRSRDLQLAVDQLKLKVSRLEEECALLRRARGSPPGAEEKEKEKEKEPDNMDLVSELRAENQRLMASLRELQEGLQQEASRPGAPGSERILLDILEHDWREAQDSRQELCQKLHAVQGELQWAEELRDQPCGLTPPPCHPQYLQEMEDLRLKHRTLQKDCDLYKHRMATVLAQLEEIEKERDQAIQSRDRIQLQYSQSLIEKDQYRKQVRGLEAERDELLTTLTSLEGTKALLEVQLQRAQGGTCLKACASSHSLCSNLSSTWSLSEFPSPLGGPEAPGEAAVMGGPEPHNSEEATDSEKEINRLSILPFPPSAGSILRRQREEDPAPPKRSFSSMSDITGSVTLKPWSPGLSSSSSSDSVWPLGKPEGLLARGCGLDLLNRSLAIRVSGRSPPGGPEPQDKGPDGLSFYGDRWSGAVVRRVLSGPGSARMEPREQRVEAAGLEGACLEAEAQQRTLLWNQGSTLPFLMDSKACQSFHEALEAWAKGPSAEPFYIRANLTLPERADPHALCVKAQEILRLVDPAYKRRQEWFCTRVDPLTLRDLDRGTVPNYQRAQQLLEVQEKCLPSSRHRGPRSNLKKRALDQLRLVRPKPMGAPAGDSPEQLLLEPCAEPERSLRPYSLVRPLLVSALRPVVLLPECLAPRLIRNLLDLPSSRLDFQVCPAESLSGEELCPSSAPGAPKVQPATPGLGSRIRAIQESVGKKHCLLELGARGVRELVQNEIYPIVIHVEVTEKNVREVRGLLGRPGWRDSELLRQCRGSEQVLWGLPCSWVQVPAHEWGHAEELAKVVRGRILQEQARLVWVERGSSRGCPGSSEA, encoded by the exons ATGTGGGGAGGCCTGGGCACCCTGGGCGGCGGCGGGGACGGGGGCGGAGCCGGGGGCACCGCGGGCACCGCCCCCCTGCGCCTGCGGAGCCGCCGCCCGAGCGCGGACCCGGGAGCCCGAGGCGGCTGTAGCGTGCGAG ACCCCGAGGACACGGCCATGCCGGGCCAGGCGGAGGCgggggaggccgaggaggaggcCGGGGCCGGCTCGGGGTCCGAGGCGGAGGAGGACGCGCTGTGGGAGCGGATCGAGGGCGTCCGGCACCGGCTGGCTCGCGCCCTGAACCCGGCCAAGCTCACGCCGTATCTGCGCCAGTGCCGGGTCATAGACGAGCAGGACGAGGAGGAGGTGCTGAGTACCTACCGCTTCCCGTGCCGCGTCAACCGCACCG GGCGCCTGATGGACATCTTGCGCTGCCGTGGCAAGAGGGGCTATGAGGCCTTCCTGGAAGCCCTGGAGTTCTACTATCCCGAACACTTCACGCTGCTCACGGGCCAGGAACCTGCCCAGCGGTGCTCCATGATCCTCG ATGAGGAGGGGCCTGAGGGCCTGACCCAATTCTTGATGACAGAGGTGCGACGGCTGCGGGAAGCTCGCAAGAGCCAGCTGCAGCGGGAGCAGCAACTGCAGGCCCGGGGCCGGGTGCTTGAGGAGGAGCGGGCAGGGCTGGAGCAGCGGCTGCGGGAccagcagcaggctcaggagcgcTGTCAGCGGCTGCGGGAGGACTGGGAGGCGAGCAGCCTGGAGCTGCTGCGGCTCAAGGATGAGAACTACATGATCGCCATGCGCCTGGCACAGCTCAGTGAGGAGAAGAACTCGGCTGTACTTCGCAGCCGGGACCTGCAGCTGGCG GTGGATCAGCTCAAGCTCAAGGTGAGTCGGCTGGAGGAAGAGTGTGCACTGCTGCGAAGGGCCAGAGGATCGCCTCCTGGggcagaagagaaggagaaggagaaggagaaggagccGGACAACATGGACCTCGTCTCTGAGCTGCGTGCTGAGAACCAGCGGCTGATGGCATCGCTGCGGGAGCTGCAGGAGGGCCTGCAGCAG GAGGCAAGCCGGCCAGGGGCCCCAGGCTCCGAGCGCATCCTGCTGGACATCCTAGAGCATGACTGGCGGGAAGCTCAGGACAGCAGGCAGGAGCTGTGCCAGAAGCTGCACGCCGTGCAGGGGGAGCTGCAGTGGGCCGAGGAGCTGCGCGACCAG CCCTGTGGTCTGACCCCGCCCCCGTGCCACCCTCAGTACCTGCAGGAGATGGAAGACCTGCGGCTCAAGCACCGCACACTGCAGAAGGACTGTGACCTGTACAAGCACCGCATGGCCACTGTCCTGGCCCAGCTGGAGGAGATTGAGAAGGAGCGAGACCAG GCCATCCAGAGCCGTGACCGGATCCAGTTGCAGTACTCACAGAGCCTCATCGAGAAGGACCAGTACCGCAAGCAGGTGCGGGGCCTGGAGGCAGAGCGGGATGAGCTGCTGACGACACTCACCAGCCTGGAGGGCACCAAGGCTCTGCTGGAGGTGCAGCTGCAGCGGGCCCAGGGTGGCACCTGCCTCAAG GCCTGTGCCTCCTCCCATTCCCTGTGCTCCAACCTCAGCAGCACTTGGAGCCTGAGCGAGTTCCCCTCCCCTCTGGGAGGCCCAGAAGCACCTGGGGAGGCCGCTGTCATGGGGGGACCTGAACCTCACAACTCG GAGGAAGCCACAGACAGTGAAAAGGAGATCAACCGGCTCTCCATCCTGCCTTTCCCCCCTAGTGCTGGCTCCATCCTCCGCCGGCAGCGTGAGGAGGACCCCGCACCCCCTAAGAG ATCCTTCAGCAGCATGTCAGACATCACAG GGAGTGTGACACTTAAGCCTTGGTCCCCTGGCCTCTCTTCATCCTCGTCCTCCGACAGCGTGTGGCCTTTGGGAAAGCCGGAAGGCCTCCTGGCTCGGGGCTGTGGCCTGGACCTCCTCAACAG GTCTCTGGCTATTCGGGTGTCTGGCCGGAGCCCCCCAGGGGGCCCAGAGCCGCAGGACAAGGGACCAGATGGACTGTCGTTTTATGGGGACAGATGGTCTGGGGCTGTGGTGCGCAGGGTGCTGTCTGGGCCTGGGTCCGCCAGGATGGAACCAAGAGAG CAAAGGGTGGAAGCTGCTGGTCTGGAGGGGGCGTGCCTGGAAGCCGAGGCCCAGCAGAGAACCTTGCTCTGGAACCAGGGATCCACCCTCCCCTTCCTGATGGACTCGAAGG CCTGCCAGTCCTTCCACGAGGCCCTAGAAGCCTGGGCAAAGGGGCCAAGTGCTGAGCCCTTCTACATTCGTGCCAACCTCACCCTGCCTGAGAGGGCAGATCCTCATGCCCTTTGTGTGAAAGCCCAAGAGATCCTTCGGCTTGTGGACCCGGCTTACAAGCGGAGGCAGGAATGGTTCTGCACCCGGGTTGACCCCCTCACTCTGCGGGACCTGGACCGGGGCACCGTACCCAATTATCAGAG agcccagcagcTCCTAGAAGTTCAGGAGAAATGCCTGCCCTCCAGCCGGCACCGAGGCCCCCGCAGTAAT CTGAAGAAGAGAGCCCTGGACCAACTGCGGTTGGTGAGGCCCAAGCCCATGGGGGCGCCCGCAGGGGACTCCCCAGAGCAGCTGCTGCTGGAGCCCTGTGCAG AGCCAGAGCGGAGCCTCAGACCCTACAGTTTGGTGCGGCCGCTGCTGGTGTCTGCCCTGCGGCCCGTGGTGCTGTTGCCTGAGTGCCTGGCGCCCCGGCTCATCCGCAACTTGCTAGACCTGCCCAGCTCCAGGCTGGACTTCCAAGTGTGCCCAGCGG AGAGCCTCTCCGGGGAGGAACTGTGCCCATCCTCAGCGCCTGGAGCCCCCAAGGTTCAGCCTGCCACCCCTGGGCTGGGCAGCAGGATCCGGGCCATCCAGGAGTCTGTTGGGAAG AAGCACTGCCTGCTGGAGCTGGGCGCTCGGGGTGTGCGGGAGCTGGTGCAGAACGAGATCTACCCCATCGTCATCCATGTGGAGGTGACTGAGAAGAATGTCCGGGAAGTCAG GGGTCTGCTGGGCCGGCCAGGCTGGCGGGACTCAGAGCTGCTGAGGCAGTGCCGTGGCTCAGAGCAGGTGCTCTGGGGGCTGCCCTGCTCCTGGGTGCAGGTGCCCGCCCATGAGTGGGGCCACGCAGAGGAGCTGGCCAAGGTGGTGCGTGGCCGCATCCTGCAGGAGCAGGCCCGCCTCGTGTGGGTGGAGCGcggcagcagcagaggctgcccCGGCAGCAGTGAGGCCTGA
- the CARD10 gene encoding caspase recruitment domain-containing protein 10 isoform X2: MWGGLGTLGGGGDGGGAGGTAGTAPLRLRSRRPSADPGARGGCSVRDPEDTAMPGQAEAGEAEEEAGAGSGSEAEEDALWERIEGVRHRLARALNPAKLTPYLRQCRVIDEQDEEEVLSTYRFPCRVNRTGRLMDILRCRGKRGYEAFLEALEFYYPEHFTLLTGQEPAQRCSMILDEEGPEGLTQFLMTEVRRLREARKSQLQREQQLQARGRVLEEERAGLEQRLRDQQQAQERCQRLREDWEASSLELLRLKDENYMIAMRLAQLSEEKNSAVLRSRDLQLAVDQLKLKVSRLEEECALLRRARGSPPGAEEKEKEKEKEPDNMDLVSELRAENQRLMASLRELQEGLQQEASRPGAPGSERILLDILEHDWREAQDSRQELCQKLHAVQGELQWAEELRDQYLQEMEDLRLKHRTLQKDCDLYKHRMATVLAQLEEIEKERDQAIQSRDRIQLQYSQSLIEKDQYRKQVRGLEAERDELLTTLTSLEGTKALLEVQLQRAQGGTCLKACASSHSLCSNLSSTWSLSEFPSPLGGPEAPGEAAVMGGPEPHNSEEATDSEKEINRLSILPFPPSAGSILRRQREEDPAPPKRSFSSMSDITGSVTLKPWSPGLSSSSSSDSVWPLGKPEGLLARGCGLDLLNRSLAIRVSGRSPPGGPEPQDKGPDGLSFYGDRWSGAVVRRVLSGPGSARMEPREQRVEAAGLEGACLEAEAQQRTLLWNQGSTLPFLMDSKACQSFHEALEAWAKGPSAEPFYIRANLTLPERADPHALCVKAQEILRLVDPAYKRRQEWFCTRVDPLTLRDLDRGTVPNYQRAQQLLEVQEKCLPSSRHRGPRSNLKKRALDQLRLVRPKPMGAPAGDSPEQLLLEPCAEPERSLRPYSLVRPLLVSALRPVVLLPECLAPRLIRNLLDLPSSRLDFQVCPAESLSGEELCPSSAPGAPKVQPATPGLGSRIRAIQESVGKKHCLLELGARGVRELVQNEIYPIVIHVEVTEKNVREVRGLLGRPGWRDSELLRQCRGSEQVLWGLPCSWVQVPAHEWGHAEELAKVVRGRILQEQARLVWVERGSSRGCPGSSEA, encoded by the exons ATGTGGGGAGGCCTGGGCACCCTGGGCGGCGGCGGGGACGGGGGCGGAGCCGGGGGCACCGCGGGCACCGCCCCCCTGCGCCTGCGGAGCCGCCGCCCGAGCGCGGACCCGGGAGCCCGAGGCGGCTGTAGCGTGCGAG ACCCCGAGGACACGGCCATGCCGGGCCAGGCGGAGGCgggggaggccgaggaggaggcCGGGGCCGGCTCGGGGTCCGAGGCGGAGGAGGACGCGCTGTGGGAGCGGATCGAGGGCGTCCGGCACCGGCTGGCTCGCGCCCTGAACCCGGCCAAGCTCACGCCGTATCTGCGCCAGTGCCGGGTCATAGACGAGCAGGACGAGGAGGAGGTGCTGAGTACCTACCGCTTCCCGTGCCGCGTCAACCGCACCG GGCGCCTGATGGACATCTTGCGCTGCCGTGGCAAGAGGGGCTATGAGGCCTTCCTGGAAGCCCTGGAGTTCTACTATCCCGAACACTTCACGCTGCTCACGGGCCAGGAACCTGCCCAGCGGTGCTCCATGATCCTCG ATGAGGAGGGGCCTGAGGGCCTGACCCAATTCTTGATGACAGAGGTGCGACGGCTGCGGGAAGCTCGCAAGAGCCAGCTGCAGCGGGAGCAGCAACTGCAGGCCCGGGGCCGGGTGCTTGAGGAGGAGCGGGCAGGGCTGGAGCAGCGGCTGCGGGAccagcagcaggctcaggagcgcTGTCAGCGGCTGCGGGAGGACTGGGAGGCGAGCAGCCTGGAGCTGCTGCGGCTCAAGGATGAGAACTACATGATCGCCATGCGCCTGGCACAGCTCAGTGAGGAGAAGAACTCGGCTGTACTTCGCAGCCGGGACCTGCAGCTGGCG GTGGATCAGCTCAAGCTCAAGGTGAGTCGGCTGGAGGAAGAGTGTGCACTGCTGCGAAGGGCCAGAGGATCGCCTCCTGGggcagaagagaaggagaaggagaaggagaaggagccGGACAACATGGACCTCGTCTCTGAGCTGCGTGCTGAGAACCAGCGGCTGATGGCATCGCTGCGGGAGCTGCAGGAGGGCCTGCAGCAG GAGGCAAGCCGGCCAGGGGCCCCAGGCTCCGAGCGCATCCTGCTGGACATCCTAGAGCATGACTGGCGGGAAGCTCAGGACAGCAGGCAGGAGCTGTGCCAGAAGCTGCACGCCGTGCAGGGGGAGCTGCAGTGGGCCGAGGAGCTGCGCGACCAG TACCTGCAGGAGATGGAAGACCTGCGGCTCAAGCACCGCACACTGCAGAAGGACTGTGACCTGTACAAGCACCGCATGGCCACTGTCCTGGCCCAGCTGGAGGAGATTGAGAAGGAGCGAGACCAG GCCATCCAGAGCCGTGACCGGATCCAGTTGCAGTACTCACAGAGCCTCATCGAGAAGGACCAGTACCGCAAGCAGGTGCGGGGCCTGGAGGCAGAGCGGGATGAGCTGCTGACGACACTCACCAGCCTGGAGGGCACCAAGGCTCTGCTGGAGGTGCAGCTGCAGCGGGCCCAGGGTGGCACCTGCCTCAAG GCCTGTGCCTCCTCCCATTCCCTGTGCTCCAACCTCAGCAGCACTTGGAGCCTGAGCGAGTTCCCCTCCCCTCTGGGAGGCCCAGAAGCACCTGGGGAGGCCGCTGTCATGGGGGGACCTGAACCTCACAACTCG GAGGAAGCCACAGACAGTGAAAAGGAGATCAACCGGCTCTCCATCCTGCCTTTCCCCCCTAGTGCTGGCTCCATCCTCCGCCGGCAGCGTGAGGAGGACCCCGCACCCCCTAAGAG ATCCTTCAGCAGCATGTCAGACATCACAG GGAGTGTGACACTTAAGCCTTGGTCCCCTGGCCTCTCTTCATCCTCGTCCTCCGACAGCGTGTGGCCTTTGGGAAAGCCGGAAGGCCTCCTGGCTCGGGGCTGTGGCCTGGACCTCCTCAACAG GTCTCTGGCTATTCGGGTGTCTGGCCGGAGCCCCCCAGGGGGCCCAGAGCCGCAGGACAAGGGACCAGATGGACTGTCGTTTTATGGGGACAGATGGTCTGGGGCTGTGGTGCGCAGGGTGCTGTCTGGGCCTGGGTCCGCCAGGATGGAACCAAGAGAG CAAAGGGTGGAAGCTGCTGGTCTGGAGGGGGCGTGCCTGGAAGCCGAGGCCCAGCAGAGAACCTTGCTCTGGAACCAGGGATCCACCCTCCCCTTCCTGATGGACTCGAAGG CCTGCCAGTCCTTCCACGAGGCCCTAGAAGCCTGGGCAAAGGGGCCAAGTGCTGAGCCCTTCTACATTCGTGCCAACCTCACCCTGCCTGAGAGGGCAGATCCTCATGCCCTTTGTGTGAAAGCCCAAGAGATCCTTCGGCTTGTGGACCCGGCTTACAAGCGGAGGCAGGAATGGTTCTGCACCCGGGTTGACCCCCTCACTCTGCGGGACCTGGACCGGGGCACCGTACCCAATTATCAGAG agcccagcagcTCCTAGAAGTTCAGGAGAAATGCCTGCCCTCCAGCCGGCACCGAGGCCCCCGCAGTAAT CTGAAGAAGAGAGCCCTGGACCAACTGCGGTTGGTGAGGCCCAAGCCCATGGGGGCGCCCGCAGGGGACTCCCCAGAGCAGCTGCTGCTGGAGCCCTGTGCAG AGCCAGAGCGGAGCCTCAGACCCTACAGTTTGGTGCGGCCGCTGCTGGTGTCTGCCCTGCGGCCCGTGGTGCTGTTGCCTGAGTGCCTGGCGCCCCGGCTCATCCGCAACTTGCTAGACCTGCCCAGCTCCAGGCTGGACTTCCAAGTGTGCCCAGCGG AGAGCCTCTCCGGGGAGGAACTGTGCCCATCCTCAGCGCCTGGAGCCCCCAAGGTTCAGCCTGCCACCCCTGGGCTGGGCAGCAGGATCCGGGCCATCCAGGAGTCTGTTGGGAAG AAGCACTGCCTGCTGGAGCTGGGCGCTCGGGGTGTGCGGGAGCTGGTGCAGAACGAGATCTACCCCATCGTCATCCATGTGGAGGTGACTGAGAAGAATGTCCGGGAAGTCAG GGGTCTGCTGGGCCGGCCAGGCTGGCGGGACTCAGAGCTGCTGAGGCAGTGCCGTGGCTCAGAGCAGGTGCTCTGGGGGCTGCCCTGCTCCTGGGTGCAGGTGCCCGCCCATGAGTGGGGCCACGCAGAGGAGCTGGCCAAGGTGGTGCGTGGCCGCATCCTGCAGGAGCAGGCCCGCCTCGTGTGGGTGGAGCGcggcagcagcagaggctgcccCGGCAGCAGTGAGGCCTGA
- the CARD10 gene encoding caspase recruitment domain-containing protein 10 isoform X3, producing MWGGLGTLGGGGDGGGAGGTAGTAPLRLRSRRPSADPGARGGCSVRDPEDTAMPGQAEAGEAEEEAGAGSGSEAEEDALWERIEGVRHRLARALNPAKLTPYLRQCRVIDEQDEEEVLSTYRFPCRVNRTGRLMDILRCRGKRGYEAFLEALEFYYPEHFTLLTGQEPAQRCSMILDEEGPEGLTQFLMTEVRRLREARKSQLQREQQLQARGRVLEEERAGLEQRLRDQQQAQERCQRLREDWEASSLELLRLKDENYMIAMRLAQLSEEKNSAVLRSRDLQLAVDQLKLKVSRLEEECALLRRARGSPPGAEEKEKEKEKEPDNMDLVSELRAENQRLMASLRELQEGLQQYLQEMEDLRLKHRTLQKDCDLYKHRMATVLAQLEEIEKERDQAIQSRDRIQLQYSQSLIEKDQYRKQVRGLEAERDELLTTLTSLEGTKALLEVQLQRAQGGTCLKACASSHSLCSNLSSTWSLSEFPSPLGGPEAPGEAAVMGGPEPHNSEEATDSEKEINRLSILPFPPSAGSILRRQREEDPAPPKRSFSSMSDITGSVTLKPWSPGLSSSSSSDSVWPLGKPEGLLARGCGLDLLNRSLAIRVSGRSPPGGPEPQDKGPDGLSFYGDRWSGAVVRRVLSGPGSARMEPREQRVEAAGLEGACLEAEAQQRTLLWNQGSTLPFLMDSKACQSFHEALEAWAKGPSAEPFYIRANLTLPERADPHALCVKAQEILRLVDPAYKRRQEWFCTRVDPLTLRDLDRGTVPNYQRAQQLLEVQEKCLPSSRHRGPRSNLKKRALDQLRLVRPKPMGAPAGDSPEQLLLEPCAEPERSLRPYSLVRPLLVSALRPVVLLPECLAPRLIRNLLDLPSSRLDFQVCPAESLSGEELCPSSAPGAPKVQPATPGLGSRIRAIQESVGKKHCLLELGARGVRELVQNEIYPIVIHVEVTEKNVREVRGLLGRPGWRDSELLRQCRGSEQVLWGLPCSWVQVPAHEWGHAEELAKVVRGRILQEQARLVWVERGSSRGCPGSSEA from the exons ATGTGGGGAGGCCTGGGCACCCTGGGCGGCGGCGGGGACGGGGGCGGAGCCGGGGGCACCGCGGGCACCGCCCCCCTGCGCCTGCGGAGCCGCCGCCCGAGCGCGGACCCGGGAGCCCGAGGCGGCTGTAGCGTGCGAG ACCCCGAGGACACGGCCATGCCGGGCCAGGCGGAGGCgggggaggccgaggaggaggcCGGGGCCGGCTCGGGGTCCGAGGCGGAGGAGGACGCGCTGTGGGAGCGGATCGAGGGCGTCCGGCACCGGCTGGCTCGCGCCCTGAACCCGGCCAAGCTCACGCCGTATCTGCGCCAGTGCCGGGTCATAGACGAGCAGGACGAGGAGGAGGTGCTGAGTACCTACCGCTTCCCGTGCCGCGTCAACCGCACCG GGCGCCTGATGGACATCTTGCGCTGCCGTGGCAAGAGGGGCTATGAGGCCTTCCTGGAAGCCCTGGAGTTCTACTATCCCGAACACTTCACGCTGCTCACGGGCCAGGAACCTGCCCAGCGGTGCTCCATGATCCTCG ATGAGGAGGGGCCTGAGGGCCTGACCCAATTCTTGATGACAGAGGTGCGACGGCTGCGGGAAGCTCGCAAGAGCCAGCTGCAGCGGGAGCAGCAACTGCAGGCCCGGGGCCGGGTGCTTGAGGAGGAGCGGGCAGGGCTGGAGCAGCGGCTGCGGGAccagcagcaggctcaggagcgcTGTCAGCGGCTGCGGGAGGACTGGGAGGCGAGCAGCCTGGAGCTGCTGCGGCTCAAGGATGAGAACTACATGATCGCCATGCGCCTGGCACAGCTCAGTGAGGAGAAGAACTCGGCTGTACTTCGCAGCCGGGACCTGCAGCTGGCG GTGGATCAGCTCAAGCTCAAGGTGAGTCGGCTGGAGGAAGAGTGTGCACTGCTGCGAAGGGCCAGAGGATCGCCTCCTGGggcagaagagaaggagaaggagaaggagaaggagccGGACAACATGGACCTCGTCTCTGAGCTGCGTGCTGAGAACCAGCGGCTGATGGCATCGCTGCGGGAGCTGCAGGAGGGCCTGCAGCAG TACCTGCAGGAGATGGAAGACCTGCGGCTCAAGCACCGCACACTGCAGAAGGACTGTGACCTGTACAAGCACCGCATGGCCACTGTCCTGGCCCAGCTGGAGGAGATTGAGAAGGAGCGAGACCAG GCCATCCAGAGCCGTGACCGGATCCAGTTGCAGTACTCACAGAGCCTCATCGAGAAGGACCAGTACCGCAAGCAGGTGCGGGGCCTGGAGGCAGAGCGGGATGAGCTGCTGACGACACTCACCAGCCTGGAGGGCACCAAGGCTCTGCTGGAGGTGCAGCTGCAGCGGGCCCAGGGTGGCACCTGCCTCAAG GCCTGTGCCTCCTCCCATTCCCTGTGCTCCAACCTCAGCAGCACTTGGAGCCTGAGCGAGTTCCCCTCCCCTCTGGGAGGCCCAGAAGCACCTGGGGAGGCCGCTGTCATGGGGGGACCTGAACCTCACAACTCG GAGGAAGCCACAGACAGTGAAAAGGAGATCAACCGGCTCTCCATCCTGCCTTTCCCCCCTAGTGCTGGCTCCATCCTCCGCCGGCAGCGTGAGGAGGACCCCGCACCCCCTAAGAG ATCCTTCAGCAGCATGTCAGACATCACAG GGAGTGTGACACTTAAGCCTTGGTCCCCTGGCCTCTCTTCATCCTCGTCCTCCGACAGCGTGTGGCCTTTGGGAAAGCCGGAAGGCCTCCTGGCTCGGGGCTGTGGCCTGGACCTCCTCAACAG GTCTCTGGCTATTCGGGTGTCTGGCCGGAGCCCCCCAGGGGGCCCAGAGCCGCAGGACAAGGGACCAGATGGACTGTCGTTTTATGGGGACAGATGGTCTGGGGCTGTGGTGCGCAGGGTGCTGTCTGGGCCTGGGTCCGCCAGGATGGAACCAAGAGAG CAAAGGGTGGAAGCTGCTGGTCTGGAGGGGGCGTGCCTGGAAGCCGAGGCCCAGCAGAGAACCTTGCTCTGGAACCAGGGATCCACCCTCCCCTTCCTGATGGACTCGAAGG CCTGCCAGTCCTTCCACGAGGCCCTAGAAGCCTGGGCAAAGGGGCCAAGTGCTGAGCCCTTCTACATTCGTGCCAACCTCACCCTGCCTGAGAGGGCAGATCCTCATGCCCTTTGTGTGAAAGCCCAAGAGATCCTTCGGCTTGTGGACCCGGCTTACAAGCGGAGGCAGGAATGGTTCTGCACCCGGGTTGACCCCCTCACTCTGCGGGACCTGGACCGGGGCACCGTACCCAATTATCAGAG agcccagcagcTCCTAGAAGTTCAGGAGAAATGCCTGCCCTCCAGCCGGCACCGAGGCCCCCGCAGTAAT CTGAAGAAGAGAGCCCTGGACCAACTGCGGTTGGTGAGGCCCAAGCCCATGGGGGCGCCCGCAGGGGACTCCCCAGAGCAGCTGCTGCTGGAGCCCTGTGCAG AGCCAGAGCGGAGCCTCAGACCCTACAGTTTGGTGCGGCCGCTGCTGGTGTCTGCCCTGCGGCCCGTGGTGCTGTTGCCTGAGTGCCTGGCGCCCCGGCTCATCCGCAACTTGCTAGACCTGCCCAGCTCCAGGCTGGACTTCCAAGTGTGCCCAGCGG AGAGCCTCTCCGGGGAGGAACTGTGCCCATCCTCAGCGCCTGGAGCCCCCAAGGTTCAGCCTGCCACCCCTGGGCTGGGCAGCAGGATCCGGGCCATCCAGGAGTCTGTTGGGAAG AAGCACTGCCTGCTGGAGCTGGGCGCTCGGGGTGTGCGGGAGCTGGTGCAGAACGAGATCTACCCCATCGTCATCCATGTGGAGGTGACTGAGAAGAATGTCCGGGAAGTCAG GGGTCTGCTGGGCCGGCCAGGCTGGCGGGACTCAGAGCTGCTGAGGCAGTGCCGTGGCTCAGAGCAGGTGCTCTGGGGGCTGCCCTGCTCCTGGGTGCAGGTGCCCGCCCATGAGTGGGGCCACGCAGAGGAGCTGGCCAAGGTGGTGCGTGGCCGCATCCTGCAGGAGCAGGCCCGCCTCGTGTGGGTGGAGCGcggcagcagcagaggctgcccCGGCAGCAGTGAGGCCTGA